A region from the Andrena cerasifolii isolate SP2316 chromosome 9, iyAndCera1_principal, whole genome shotgun sequence genome encodes:
- the Rbp gene encoding RIMS binding protein isoform X4: MYIRCCGVGGGASTAPQAPQLQDIGSAVGTTTSTNTTIMQDAVLESILEQMRETKTRKAELERQHAEAQNQLREKIAGRYQGPESVEALQSKIRELEKKTELQMVRHEELTLEMTSLRHARSRGPMMGHTTVPTTWPPAGSEIDRIIAKIEQDNSASRLIHELDHTRGTITTQQPSHQQGILRSSSENLPNLGQHQHPPHPHALSLGMPTQMGHYAGSPMPLTPMMPGCPALTPNGPPYHYSEPIPPAPSLSSSQSQPVFQQKIQQYQQQQPSHTDLSTSHSQSALPTSQQKQQQAHTHFTSNQYQESYPHTQTYQQPLQSQQQQQSQQQQQHPASTSYLTPSSQNVISHYTQPTQTAQTYQLNGSQQATTYPSLSITSHPNGTYNTGAATFTGQLSHHNYSVPQTSIPQTTLSSLPPYSSSSFHSTLGALTSVPQTVLPFSSVQSTYATSGSTYSTVGTNAFGASGVSSGTTSTGLLQAISDPLQAMQQLSAQSQANQLQQQAIIQQIQQSLRASSPTATASAGQLYLGPRQMPKIPSSILSNPLDRLTNDNIVAEGQVDMLDIPGKGRCYVYTARFTYEPFQHSPNENPEAELPVQGGDYLLVWGQPDEDGFLDAETLDGRRGLVPANFVQKLVGDDLLQFHQAVLGLRDVDDSASTNIPQCYLQDIDLELAALEEGNRNRQAELSEYAELDHIAEEDEQEPPEVYLFSDLVPAPQHLTLERQLNKSVLIGWTPPENTHQLESYHVYVDGVLKVTVKATERTRALVEGVDSTRPHRISVRSVTHSRRTSRDAACTMVIGKDVALGPTAVKASNVTATSAVISWLPSNSNHQHVVCVNNVEVRTVKPGVYRHTITGLAPSTIYRVTVKAKNLRATHFEDQNAQAANNLACHVHFKTLPKGLPDPPVDIQVEAGPQDGTLLVTWQPVALNGSAVTGYAVYADGKKVTDVDSPTGDHALVDIHKLMGLNPKHITVRTKSRESQSGDSCATAIPCSVLRGGATTHLQHGSAHMQDQGQAQSSVTGQPDDANRLRMPGASQRYPTASVPPSHMRRHATTRLDAHGQVIIETDENLSDKEIYPGQSMSQMGVPDIAKDSASEANYSEEDDPSRRGRGMPLHHGGHQRYGPQMGQQGLAGTHRSGRVAGPGGRPQDPYYDQPGNQRSRAPGYRGSRDMQVQGGTVYPPSSGQQLNKRTRLFVALFKYDPTSMSPNPDACEELAFSNGDTIKVYGDKDADGFYWGECYGRQGFVPCNMVQEIQDPNQLSQAQPGRRSRWGDTYANMPVKKMIALYDYDPHKLSPNVDTQAELRFRTGNEIYVYGDLDDDGFYMGELNGVRGLVPSNYLAEAPDQPPQGQLPPDSRRPPGQSQGPGARGPPPPPREPPPSAHRRGKDACIVPVSVPVCHLDSRQQQQQQQQPSLMNNQQHQLQHQQNNPPHLAYQQANHHSYTTVTTSNQHGPTPMGAHQQGPVPPHLQQQGKGRGGAINRVSNVPGGMQGPGQHMQQAQQLQQQQDYQQQNQSYQQQQSKQQNQSYPQQNQGYQQQGSVFGSQGQQFPQQQQQQQPQQQPQQQQQQNQGPSMQTGQGTSKPMRGIPTVLPTAQSKSQPPTGQGQQQQQQPQQQQQSTGPNLMQKFTEMAGASAGGDILSKGKELIFMKFGLGK, encoded by the exons ATGTACATACGA TGCTGTGGCGTTGGAGGTGGCGCTTCCACGGCACCTCAGGCTCCGCAGCTGCAGGATATCGGATCTGCTGTCGGGACTACCACCTCCACAAACACCACCATCATGCAGGACGCGGTTCTCGAATCCATCCTCGAG CAAATGCGTGAAACGAAAACTCGAAAGGCGGAACTGGAACGACAGCATGCCGAAGCACAGAACCAATTACGCGAGAAGATAGCAGGACGCTATCAGGGCCCGGAGTCGGTTGAAGCGCTACAGTCCAAGATAAGGGAGCTCGAGAAGAAGACAGAGTTACAGATGGTCAGGCACGAAGAATTGACGTTGGAGATGACGAGTTTGAGACACGCTCGAAGCAGAGGGCCGATGATGGGCCACACCACGGTCCCGACTACTTGGCCCCCCGCTGGTTCCGAAATCGACCGAATAATAGCAAAAATAGAACAAGATAATAG CGCTAGTAGGCTGATACACGAGCTGGATCATACCCGAGGAACAATTACCACGCAGCAACCCTCGCATCAGCAAGGTATCCTGCGATCCAGCTCAGAGAATCTCCCGAACCTCGGTCAGCATCAACATCCGCCCCATCCGCACGCTTTGAGCCTTGGAATGCCAACGCAGATGGGTCAT TACGCAGGTTCGCCTATGCCCCTGACACCAATGATGCCCGGATGCCCAGCGCTAACACCGAACGGGCCGCCGTATCACTACAGCGAGCCAATACCACCGGCCCCGTCGCTCTCCAGCAGCCAATCGCAACCCGTTTTCCAACAAAAGATCCAACAATATCAGCAACAGCAACCATCTCATACCGACCTGTCAACTTCTCATTCCCAAAGTGCTCTGCCGACATCGCAGCAGAAGCAACAACAAGCGCACACCCACTTCACCAGCAATCAGTATCAGGAGAGTTACCCTCACACGCAGACCTATCAGCAGCCGCTCCAgtcgcagcagcaacagcaatcgcaacagcaacagcagcacccAGCCTCTACATCGTACCTGACGCCGTCTAGTCAAAACGTAATATCTCATTATACGCAGCCAACTCAGACCGCCCAAACGTATCAATTGAATGGAAGTCAACAG GCAACGACGTACCCAAGTTTGTCAATAACGTCGCACCCGAATGGAACCTATAATACAGGAGCGGCTACCTTCACTGGCCAACTGTCGCATCACAATTACTCCGTTCCGCAAACCAGCATTCCGCAAACGACGCTCTCCTCGTTGCCGCCCTATTCGTCGAGCTCCTTCCATTCGACTCTGGGCGCGCTTACCAGTGTACCCCAAACCGTTCTTCCCTTCTCTAGTGTACAGAGCACCTACGCCACTAGTGGATCGACTTACTCAACCGTCGGGACCAATGCTTTTGGCGCGTCGGGCGTGAGCTCAG GCACCACTTCGACAGGCTTGTTGCAAGCGATAAGCGACCCCCTTCAAGCCATGCAACAACTTTCTGCACAGTCCCAAGCGAACCAGCTTCAACAGCAGGCCATCATCCAACAGATTCAGCAAAGTTTGCGCGCCAGTTCGCCGACGGCCACTGCTTCCGCGGGCCAGCTCTACCTTGGCCCAAGGCAAATGCCAAAGATACCCAGTAGCATACTATCGAATCCCTTGGATCGATTGACCAATGACAATATCGTGGCCGAGGGTCAAGTAGACATGCTGGACATACCGGGCAAGGGCAGGTGTTACGTTTATACCGCCCGTTTCACCTACGAGCCGTTTCAGCATTCGCCAAACGAGAATCCAGAAGCGGAGCTGCCCGTGCAGGGTGGCGATTACCTGCTGGTCTGGGGTCAGCCTGACGAGGACGGTTTCCTCGACGCAGAAACACTGGACGGTAGACGTGGCCTGGTCCCAGCTAATTTTGTCCAAAAGTTAGTTGGCGATGATCTACTGCAATTCCACCAAGCCGTTCTGGGCCTCCGGGACGTGGACGATTCAGCTTCTACTAATATTCCTCAA TGCTACCTACAGGATATCGACCTCGAGCTGGCGGCCCTAGAGGAAGGCAATCGGAATCGACAGGCTGAACTGTCCGAGTACGCGGAGCTGGATCATATCGCGGAAGAAGACGAACAGGAACCACCAG AAGTCTACCTGTTTTCGGACCTAGTTCCGGCGCCGCAGCATCTAACTCTCGAGCGGCAGCTGAACAAGAGCGTGCTAATCGGCTGGACGCCGCCGGAAAATACCCACCAGTTAGAATCGTACCACGTCTACGTGGACGGAGTGCTGAAAGTTACCGTGAAAGCGACCGAAAGGACCAGAGCATTGGTCGAGGGAGTCGATTCTACTCGG CCGCATAGAATAAGCGTACGCTCGGTGACACACTCCAGAAGAACATCCCGCGATGCTGCTTGCACGATGGTGATCGGTAAGGATGTCGCGTTGGGTCCAACTGCTGTCAAGGCATCAAACGTGACCGCCACCAGCGCGGTGATATCCTGGTTACCGAGCAACAGCAATCACCAACACGTGGTGTGCGTGAACAACGTGGAAGTTAGAACGGTGAAGCCTGGCGTGTACAGACACACGATCACCGGCTTGGCACCATCCACGATCTACAGAGTGACCGTCAAGGCCAAGAATCTAAGAGCCACGCACTTCGAGGACCAAAACGCCCAAGCGGCCAACAACTTGGCGTGTCACGTCCATTTCAAAACGTTACCCAAGGGACTGCCGGACCCTCCGGTCGATATCCAG GTGGAGGCTGGACCGCAGGACGGCACTTTGCTAGTGACCTGGCAGCCTGTTGCCCTAAACGGTTCGGCCGTCACCGGTTACGCGGTATACGCCGACGGGAAAAAGGTCACCGACGTAGACAGCCCCACCGGTGACCACGCTCTGGTCGACATACACAAATTGATGGGTTTGAATCCGAAACATATCACGGTCAGGACTAAAAGCAGGGAAAGCCAGTCGGGCGATAGCTGTGCCACTGCCATTCCCTGCAGCGTTCTTCGCGGTGGCGCCACCACCCATTTGCAGCACGGATCCGCACACATGCAAGACCAGGGTCAAGCCCAGAGCTCCGTTACCGGGCAGCCGGACGACGCCAATAGGTTGCGAATGCCCGGAGCAAGCCAGCGATATCCGACAGCCTCTGTACCACCCTCTCACATGAGAAGGCACGCAACCACCAGGCTCGATGCTCACGGCCAAGTGATCATCGAGACCGACGAGAATTTGTCCGACAAAGAGATTTACCCTGGACAGAGTATGTCCCAGATGG GGGTACCAGATATCGCCAAGGACTCGGCCAGTGAAGCAAATTACAGCGAGGAGGACGACCCGTCGCGTAGAGGTAGAGGCATGCCGTTGCATCACGGTGGCCACCAACGGTATGGGCCGCAAATGGGCCAGCAAGGACTCGCCGGCACGCATAGATCCGGAAGAGTGGCGGGACCCGGTGGTAGACCTCAAGATCCATATTACGACCAACCAG GAAACCAAAGAAGTCGAGCCCCTGGTTACCGCGGTAGCCGAGATATGCAAGTTCAGGGCGGTACGGTTTATCCGCCGAGCAGCGGCCAGCAACTCAACAAAAGAACACGTTTGTTTGTGGCTCTGTTCAAGTACGATCCCACCTCCATGTCCCCTAATCCGGATGCCTGTGAAGAATTAGCATTTTCCAATGGCGATACCATCAAG GTGTACGGCGACAAAGACGCGGACGGATTTTACTGGGGCGAATGCTACGGTAGACAAGGATTTGTCCCTTGTAATATGGTGCAAGAGATCCAGGATCCGAATCAACTGAGCCAGGCTCAACCTGGAAGGAGAAGCAGATGGGGAGACACTTACGCCAATATGCCTGTCAAGAAGATGATAGCTCTCTACGACTATGATCCGCACAAATTGTCCCCTAACGTCGATACT CAAGCGGAGCTAAGGTTTCGAACCGGAAACGAGATTTACGTGTACGGTGACCTGGACGACGATGGATTCTATATGGGTGAACTGAACGGGGTCCGAGGTTTAGTACCAAGTAACTACCTCGCGGAAGCACCCGATCAGCCGCCCCAAGGGCAACTTCCACCGGATAGCAGGAGGCCTCCTGGTCAGAGCCAAGGACCCGGAGCCAGAggaccacctcctcctccgcgGGAACCTCCTCCTTCTGCTCATCGACGGGGCAAAG ATGCCTGCATTGTGCCTGTGTCTGTCCCTGTCTGTCACTTAGACTCtagacaacaacaacaacaacaacaacaaccatCACTAATGAACAACCAACAACATCAACTCCAACATCAACAAAACAATCCACCGCATCTAGCGTACCAACAAGCGAATCACCACAGCTACACGACTGTAACCACGTCCAATCAACATGGGCCCACACCCATGGGTGCCCATCAGCAAGGTCCCGTACCACCCCACCTTCAACAGCAG GGGAAGGGGAGGGGAGGCGCGATCAATCGTGTTAGTAACGTGCCGGGAGGTATGCAGGGCCCTGGACAACACATGCAGCAAGCACAGCAATTGCAACAGCAACAAGACTACCAGCAACAGAATCAATCGTATCAGCAACAACAGTCGAAACAGCAAAACCAGAGCTATCCTCAGCAGAATCAAGGGTATCAACAGCAAGGTTCGGTATTCGGTTCGCAAGGACAGCAATtcccgcagcagcagcagcagcagcagcctcAGCAGCAGcctcagcaacagcagcaacagaaTCAGGGCCCCTCGATGCAGACCGGGCAGGGGACGAGCAAACCCATGAGAGGGATACCGACCGTGTTGCCAACGGCTCAGTCCAAGTCCCAGCCGCCCACCGGCCAGgggcaacagcagcagcaacagccgcaacagcaacagcaaagTACAGGGCCGAATCTGATGCAAAAGTTCACAGAAATGGCCGGCGCGAGCGCTGGCGGCGATATCCTATCGAAAGGGAAAGAACTGATTTTCATGAAGTTTGGTCTGGGCAAGTGA
- the Rbp gene encoding RIMS binding protein isoform X6, with protein MQDAVLESILEQMRETKTRKAELERQHAEAQNQLREKIAGRYQGPESVEALQSKIRELEKKTELQMVRHEELTLEMTSLRHARSRGPMMGHTTVPTTWPPAGSEIDRIIAKIEQDNSASRLIHELDHTRGTITTQQPSHQQGILRSSSENLPNLGQHQHPPHPHALSLGMPTQMGHYAGSPMPLTPMMPGCPALTPNGPPYHYSEPIPPAPSLSSSQSQPVFQQKIQQYQQQQPSHTDLSTSHSQSALPTSQQKQQQAHTHFTSNQYQESYPHTQTYQQPLQSQQQQQSQQQQQHPASTSYLTPSSQNVISHYTQPTQTAQTYQLNGSQQATTYPSLSITSHPNGTYNTGAATFTGQLSHHNYSVPQTSIPQTTLSSLPPYSSSSFHSTLGALTSVPQTVLPFSSVQSTYATSGSTYSTVGTNAFGASGVSSGTTSTGLLQAISDPLQAMQQLSAQSQANQLQQQAIIQQIQQSLRASSPTATASAGQLYLGPRQMPKIPSSILSNPLDRLTNDNIVAEGQVDMLDIPGKGRCYVYTARFTYEPFQHSPNENPEAELPVQGGDYLLVWGQPDEDGFLDAETLDGRRGLVPANFVQKLVGDDLLQFHQAVLGLRDVDDSASTNIPQCYLQDIDLELAALEEGNRNRQAELSEYAELDHIAEEDEQEPPEVYLFSDLVPAPQHLTLERQLNKSVLIGWTPPENTHQLESYHVYVDGVLKVTVKATERTRALVEGVDSTRPHRISVRSVTHSRRTSRDAACTMVIGKDVALGPTAVKASNVTATSAVISWLPSNSNHQHVVCVNNVEVRTVKPGVYRHTITGLAPSTIYRVTVKAKNLRATHFEDQNAQAANNLACHVHFKTLPKGLPDPPVDIQVEAGPQDGTLLVTWQPVALNGSAVTGYAVYADGKKVTDVDSPTGDHALVDIHKLMGLNPKHITVRTKSRESQSGDSCATAIPCSVLRGGATTHLQHGSAHMQDQGQAQSSVTGQPDDANRLRMPGASQRYPTASVPPSHMRRHATTRLDAHGQVIIETDENLSDKEIYPGQSMSQMGVPDIAKDSASEANYSEEDDPSRRGRGMPLHHGGHQRYGPQMGQQGLAGTHRSGRVAGPGGRPQDPYYDQPGNQRSRAPGYRGSRDMQVQGGTVYPPSSGQQLNKRTRLFVALFKYDPTSMSPNPDACEELAFSNGDTIKVYGDKDADGFYWGECYGRQGFVPCNMVQEIQDPNQLSQAQPGRRSRWGDTYANMPVKKMIALYDYDPHKLSPNVDTQAELRFRTGNEIYVYGDLDDDGFYMGELNGVRGLVPSNYLAEAPDQPPQGQLPPDSRRPPGQSQGPGARGPPPPPREPPPSAHRRGKDACIVPVSVPVCHLDSRQQQQQQQQPSLMNNQQHQLQHQQNNPPHLAYQQANHHSYTTVTTSNQHGPTPMGAHQQGPVPPHLQQQGKGRGGAINRVSNVPGGMQGPGQHMQQAQQLQQQQDYQQQNQSYQQQQSKQQNQSYPQQNQGYQQQGSVFGSQGQQFPQQQQQQQPQQQPQQQQQQNQGPSMQTGQGTSKPMRGIPTVLPTAQSKSQPPTGQGQQQQQQPQQQQQSTGPNLMQKFTEMAGASAGGDILSKGKELIFMKFGLGK; from the exons ATGCAGGACGCGGTTCTCGAATCCATCCTCGAG CAAATGCGTGAAACGAAAACTCGAAAGGCGGAACTGGAACGACAGCATGCCGAAGCACAGAACCAATTACGCGAGAAGATAGCAGGACGCTATCAGGGCCCGGAGTCGGTTGAAGCGCTACAGTCCAAGATAAGGGAGCTCGAGAAGAAGACAGAGTTACAGATGGTCAGGCACGAAGAATTGACGTTGGAGATGACGAGTTTGAGACACGCTCGAAGCAGAGGGCCGATGATGGGCCACACCACGGTCCCGACTACTTGGCCCCCCGCTGGTTCCGAAATCGACCGAATAATAGCAAAAATAGAACAAGATAATAG CGCTAGTAGGCTGATACACGAGCTGGATCATACCCGAGGAACAATTACCACGCAGCAACCCTCGCATCAGCAAGGTATCCTGCGATCCAGCTCAGAGAATCTCCCGAACCTCGGTCAGCATCAACATCCGCCCCATCCGCACGCTTTGAGCCTTGGAATGCCAACGCAGATGGGTCAT TACGCAGGTTCGCCTATGCCCCTGACACCAATGATGCCCGGATGCCCAGCGCTAACACCGAACGGGCCGCCGTATCACTACAGCGAGCCAATACCACCGGCCCCGTCGCTCTCCAGCAGCCAATCGCAACCCGTTTTCCAACAAAAGATCCAACAATATCAGCAACAGCAACCATCTCATACCGACCTGTCAACTTCTCATTCCCAAAGTGCTCTGCCGACATCGCAGCAGAAGCAACAACAAGCGCACACCCACTTCACCAGCAATCAGTATCAGGAGAGTTACCCTCACACGCAGACCTATCAGCAGCCGCTCCAgtcgcagcagcaacagcaatcgcaacagcaacagcagcacccAGCCTCTACATCGTACCTGACGCCGTCTAGTCAAAACGTAATATCTCATTATACGCAGCCAACTCAGACCGCCCAAACGTATCAATTGAATGGAAGTCAACAG GCAACGACGTACCCAAGTTTGTCAATAACGTCGCACCCGAATGGAACCTATAATACAGGAGCGGCTACCTTCACTGGCCAACTGTCGCATCACAATTACTCCGTTCCGCAAACCAGCATTCCGCAAACGACGCTCTCCTCGTTGCCGCCCTATTCGTCGAGCTCCTTCCATTCGACTCTGGGCGCGCTTACCAGTGTACCCCAAACCGTTCTTCCCTTCTCTAGTGTACAGAGCACCTACGCCACTAGTGGATCGACTTACTCAACCGTCGGGACCAATGCTTTTGGCGCGTCGGGCGTGAGCTCAG GCACCACTTCGACAGGCTTGTTGCAAGCGATAAGCGACCCCCTTCAAGCCATGCAACAACTTTCTGCACAGTCCCAAGCGAACCAGCTTCAACAGCAGGCCATCATCCAACAGATTCAGCAAAGTTTGCGCGCCAGTTCGCCGACGGCCACTGCTTCCGCGGGCCAGCTCTACCTTGGCCCAAGGCAAATGCCAAAGATACCCAGTAGCATACTATCGAATCCCTTGGATCGATTGACCAATGACAATATCGTGGCCGAGGGTCAAGTAGACATGCTGGACATACCGGGCAAGGGCAGGTGTTACGTTTATACCGCCCGTTTCACCTACGAGCCGTTTCAGCATTCGCCAAACGAGAATCCAGAAGCGGAGCTGCCCGTGCAGGGTGGCGATTACCTGCTGGTCTGGGGTCAGCCTGACGAGGACGGTTTCCTCGACGCAGAAACACTGGACGGTAGACGTGGCCTGGTCCCAGCTAATTTTGTCCAAAAGTTAGTTGGCGATGATCTACTGCAATTCCACCAAGCCGTTCTGGGCCTCCGGGACGTGGACGATTCAGCTTCTACTAATATTCCTCAA TGCTACCTACAGGATATCGACCTCGAGCTGGCGGCCCTAGAGGAAGGCAATCGGAATCGACAGGCTGAACTGTCCGAGTACGCGGAGCTGGATCATATCGCGGAAGAAGACGAACAGGAACCACCAG AAGTCTACCTGTTTTCGGACCTAGTTCCGGCGCCGCAGCATCTAACTCTCGAGCGGCAGCTGAACAAGAGCGTGCTAATCGGCTGGACGCCGCCGGAAAATACCCACCAGTTAGAATCGTACCACGTCTACGTGGACGGAGTGCTGAAAGTTACCGTGAAAGCGACCGAAAGGACCAGAGCATTGGTCGAGGGAGTCGATTCTACTCGG CCGCATAGAATAAGCGTACGCTCGGTGACACACTCCAGAAGAACATCCCGCGATGCTGCTTGCACGATGGTGATCGGTAAGGATGTCGCGTTGGGTCCAACTGCTGTCAAGGCATCAAACGTGACCGCCACCAGCGCGGTGATATCCTGGTTACCGAGCAACAGCAATCACCAACACGTGGTGTGCGTGAACAACGTGGAAGTTAGAACGGTGAAGCCTGGCGTGTACAGACACACGATCACCGGCTTGGCACCATCCACGATCTACAGAGTGACCGTCAAGGCCAAGAATCTAAGAGCCACGCACTTCGAGGACCAAAACGCCCAAGCGGCCAACAACTTGGCGTGTCACGTCCATTTCAAAACGTTACCCAAGGGACTGCCGGACCCTCCGGTCGATATCCAG GTGGAGGCTGGACCGCAGGACGGCACTTTGCTAGTGACCTGGCAGCCTGTTGCCCTAAACGGTTCGGCCGTCACCGGTTACGCGGTATACGCCGACGGGAAAAAGGTCACCGACGTAGACAGCCCCACCGGTGACCACGCTCTGGTCGACATACACAAATTGATGGGTTTGAATCCGAAACATATCACGGTCAGGACTAAAAGCAGGGAAAGCCAGTCGGGCGATAGCTGTGCCACTGCCATTCCCTGCAGCGTTCTTCGCGGTGGCGCCACCACCCATTTGCAGCACGGATCCGCACACATGCAAGACCAGGGTCAAGCCCAGAGCTCCGTTACCGGGCAGCCGGACGACGCCAATAGGTTGCGAATGCCCGGAGCAAGCCAGCGATATCCGACAGCCTCTGTACCACCCTCTCACATGAGAAGGCACGCAACCACCAGGCTCGATGCTCACGGCCAAGTGATCATCGAGACCGACGAGAATTTGTCCGACAAAGAGATTTACCCTGGACAGAGTATGTCCCAGATGG GGGTACCAGATATCGCCAAGGACTCGGCCAGTGAAGCAAATTACAGCGAGGAGGACGACCCGTCGCGTAGAGGTAGAGGCATGCCGTTGCATCACGGTGGCCACCAACGGTATGGGCCGCAAATGGGCCAGCAAGGACTCGCCGGCACGCATAGATCCGGAAGAGTGGCGGGACCCGGTGGTAGACCTCAAGATCCATATTACGACCAACCAG GAAACCAAAGAAGTCGAGCCCCTGGTTACCGCGGTAGCCGAGATATGCAAGTTCAGGGCGGTACGGTTTATCCGCCGAGCAGCGGCCAGCAACTCAACAAAAGAACACGTTTGTTTGTGGCTCTGTTCAAGTACGATCCCACCTCCATGTCCCCTAATCCGGATGCCTGTGAAGAATTAGCATTTTCCAATGGCGATACCATCAAG GTGTACGGCGACAAAGACGCGGACGGATTTTACTGGGGCGAATGCTACGGTAGACAAGGATTTGTCCCTTGTAATATGGTGCAAGAGATCCAGGATCCGAATCAACTGAGCCAGGCTCAACCTGGAAGGAGAAGCAGATGGGGAGACACTTACGCCAATATGCCTGTCAAGAAGATGATAGCTCTCTACGACTATGATCCGCACAAATTGTCCCCTAACGTCGATACT CAAGCGGAGCTAAGGTTTCGAACCGGAAACGAGATTTACGTGTACGGTGACCTGGACGACGATGGATTCTATATGGGTGAACTGAACGGGGTCCGAGGTTTAGTACCAAGTAACTACCTCGCGGAAGCACCCGATCAGCCGCCCCAAGGGCAACTTCCACCGGATAGCAGGAGGCCTCCTGGTCAGAGCCAAGGACCCGGAGCCAGAggaccacctcctcctccgcgGGAACCTCCTCCTTCTGCTCATCGACGGGGCAAAG ATGCCTGCATTGTGCCTGTGTCTGTCCCTGTCTGTCACTTAGACTCtagacaacaacaacaacaacaacaacaaccatCACTAATGAACAACCAACAACATCAACTCCAACATCAACAAAACAATCCACCGCATCTAGCGTACCAACAAGCGAATCACCACAGCTACACGACTGTAACCACGTCCAATCAACATGGGCCCACACCCATGGGTGCCCATCAGCAAGGTCCCGTACCACCCCACCTTCAACAGCAG GGGAAGGGGAGGGGAGGCGCGATCAATCGTGTTAGTAACGTGCCGGGAGGTATGCAGGGCCCTGGACAACACATGCAGCAAGCACAGCAATTGCAACAGCAACAAGACTACCAGCAACAGAATCAATCGTATCAGCAACAACAGTCGAAACAGCAAAACCAGAGCTATCCTCAGCAGAATCAAGGGTATCAACAGCAAGGTTCGGTATTCGGTTCGCAAGGACAGCAATtcccgcagcagcagcagcagcagcagcctcAGCAGCAGcctcagcaacagcagcaacagaaTCAGGGCCCCTCGATGCAGACCGGGCAGGGGACGAGCAAACCCATGAGAGGGATACCGACCGTGTTGCCAACGGCTCAGTCCAAGTCCCAGCCGCCCACCGGCCAGgggcaacagcagcagcaacagccgcaacagcaacagcaaagTACAGGGCCGAATCTGATGCAAAAGTTCACAGAAATGGCCGGCGCGAGCGCTGGCGGCGATATCCTATCGAAAGGGAAAGAACTGATTTTCATGAAGTTTGGTCTGGGCAAGTGA